A window of the Brassica napus cultivar Da-Ae chromosome C5, Da-Ae, whole genome shotgun sequence genome harbors these coding sequences:
- the LOC125587038 gene encoding uncharacterized protein LOC125587038 — MERCSSSAKLRTSFRTGRTIRKLLQQPDELKGMMQQPLQGQQIQGKALNQITTEINTRMDNMFTELNSKYDAVASHIRKMDVQIAQTPETIKRQQGTLPGKTDKNPKDCNAVELKSERHLSDPVSKKLTAKENGKQKEGEQPLLEDVLDDEQDVEQPTVIEPVAPTTQEQPVPTRFYIPEVPYPVPAKKSRKDCEEMKCKKMLEELNVKLSLKDAIQMIPSMPSLVKGLNIWEDLCRQRYHDGLKRMQCSSSVNLIPYSVPKRMGLTNIEPTRISLVFADRSVKLPVGVLEDLQVQMGNTTVPVDFGVPELEDEPKDLPILGRPFLCTADAIIDVRNGRIDLQLGDIMMKFEMDELLKRPM, encoded by the exons ATGGAAAGATGTTCATCCTCAGCCAAGCTCAGAACCAGTTTCAGAACAGGCAGAACAATCCGCAAGCTGCTTCAACAGCCAGATGAACTAAAGGGAATGATGCAACAACCTTTGCAAGGTCAGCAGATTCAAGGAAAAGCACTGAACCAGATCACAACCGAGATCAACACTCGCATGGACAACATGTTCACGGAATTAAATTCCAAATATGATGCTGTAGCAAGCCACATAAGGAAGATGGATGTCCAGATTGCTCAAACTCCTGAAACAATCAAGAGGCAACAGGGAACACTCCCTGGGAAAACAGACAAGAACCCCAAGGATTGTAACGCAGTCGAGCTGAAAAGTGAAAGACATCTCTCTGATCCTGTCTCCAAAAAGCTCACTGCTAAAGAGAATGGAAAACAGAAAGAGGGAGAACAACCTCTACTTGAGGATGTCCTAGACGACGAACAAGACGTAGAACAGCCAACCGTCATAGAACCTGTAGCTCCTACGACGCAAGAGCAGCCTGTTCCTACTCGCTTCTACATTCCAGAAGTTCCCTACCCAGTCCCTGCTAAGAAATCACGCAAGGATTGCGAAGAGATGAAGTGCAAGAAGATGCTAGAGGAGTTGAATGTCAAGCTATCTCTTAAGGACGCAATTCAGATGATTCCTTCAATGCCCAGTCTTGTGAAGGGGCTAAATATCTGGGAAGACCTTTGCAGACAGCGATATCATGATGGTCTCAAAAGAATGCAGTGCA GTTCCAGTGTGAATCTCATACCCTACTCAGTTCCAAAACGTATGGGACTAACCAACATCGAGCCAACCAGGATTTCGTTGGTGTTCGCGGACAGATCGGTCAAGTTGCCAGTAGGTGTTCTCGAAGACCTGCAAGTTCAAATGGGCAACACCACTGTTCCGGTGGATTTCGGGGTTCCGGAGCTTGAAGATGAACCAAAAGACCTTCCCATTCTGGGCCGACCCTTCTTATGCACAGCTGATGCAATCATTGATGTGCGTAATGGGAGGATCGATCTCCAACTAGGAGATATTATGATGAAGTTTGAGATGGACGAGTTGCTCAAACGACCTATGTAA
- the LOC106374105 gene encoding uncharacterized protein LOC106374105, producing the protein MPIPTINGKVCQFIIDSRSSENVTAESAVPKRNLEIEPHPSPYKLGWLHQGNELIITRRALVQFSAGNTYKYQIYCDLVPMDACHLLLGRPWEFNHRVIHDGFLNTYTFRFNDRTFTLKPTNPSVPEQPAETTSSPKPVLFLQRYPFETAMREDSVVFIFLTKPVSPDRFHNVPPAFTYLVHEFADVFPDDLPEGLPPLRDIQHHIDFIHDATLPNRAHYRMSPIEHEELQR; encoded by the coding sequence atgcccaTTCCTACTATCAATGGTAAGGTATGCCAATTCATCATCGATTCAAGAAGTAGTGAGAATGTGACTGCAGAATCAGCTGTACCAAAACGTAATCTTGAAATCGAGCCTCATCCCTCTCCTTATAAACTCGGCTGGCTTCATCAAGGCAACGAGTTAATAATCACACGTCGAGCTCTTGTTCAATTCTCTGCTGGGAACACTTATAAATACCAAATTTATTGCGATCTTGTTCCAATGGATGCGTGTCACCTACTACTGGGACGTCCTTGGGAATTCAACCATCGAGTGATTCATGACGGGTTCCTCAACACCTACACGTTTCGCTTCAACGACCGAACCTTCACTCTCAAGCCAACAAATCCATCGGTTCCTGAACAACCTGCAGAAACAACATCATCTCCAAAACCGGTTCTCTTCCTTCAACGCTACCCATTTGAAACGGCTATGCGGGAAGATAGTGTAGTCTTCATCTTCCTCACCAAACCAGTATCTCCTGACCGCTTTCACAACGTCCCACCGGCGTTTACATATCTCGTTCATGAGTTTGCTGATGTTTTTCCCGATGATCTTCCTGAAGGATTACCGCCTCTTCGTGATATCCAACATCATATTGATTTTATTCATGATGCCACTTTGCCGAACAGGGCCCATTACAGAATGAGTCCCATCGAGCATGAGGAGTTACAAAGATAA